A window from Theobroma cacao cultivar B97-61/B2 chromosome 3, Criollo_cocoa_genome_V2, whole genome shotgun sequence encodes these proteins:
- the LOC18603876 gene encoding probable cyclic nucleotide-gated ion channel 16, whose protein sequence is MNNLHLYASSRFRHLPKTFSLRREVPWWDQILDPGSQIVTKWNYIILVTCLIALFLDPLYFYLPVIAGPACMSIDLGLGIIVTFFRTVADLFFLMHIILKFRTAFVAPNSRVFGKGELVMDPRAIAIRYLKSSFAIDLAAALPLPQIVIWFIIPAAKSPSAAHANHTLSFIVLIQYVPRFFIMFPLNQRIIKTTGVVAKTAWSGAAYNLLLSMLASHVLGSSWYVLSIQRQYQCWRMECAKEMNATHSPSCNPLFLDCSTIGKPERNFWLKVTRVITSCDAKNDDNNDFQFGMFSDAFTNDVASADFLDKYFYCLWWGLKNLSSYGQNIVTSTLSGETLFCILICIIGLVFFSHLIGNMQTYLQSTTARIEEWRVRRRDTEEWMRHRQLPPDLQDRVRRFVQYKWIATRGVDEEAILKSLPLDLRRQIQRHLCLALVRRVPFFAQMDDQLLDAICERLVPSLNTNDMYLVREGDPVNEMLFIIRGRLESSTTNGGRAGFFNSITLGPGDFCGEELLTWALVPASTSELNLPLSTRTVKSLTEVEAFALRSRDLKFVAKQFKRLHSKTLQHAFRYYSHQWRTWGACFIQAAWRRFKRKKQAMELAKQENLYYTQDNEDGYSEGSAAAEYDDGGAASADNANNSQHLGATILASKFAKNTRKGTKKITRIDPDDSSLKLPKMFKPVEPDFSADHDS, encoded by the exons ATGAACAATCTCCATTTGTACGCCTCCTCCCGCTTCCGCCACCTCCCTAAGACCTTCTCTCTACGCCGCGAAGTTCCGTGGTGGGATCAAATCCTCGATCCGGGAAGCCAAATCGTGACCAAATGGAACTACATCATCCTCGTGACATGCCTCATAGCCTTGTTTTTGGACCCTCTCTATTTTTACCTGCCAGTCATCGCTGGCCCTGCCTGCATGAGTATCGATTTAGGCCTAGGAATCATTGTCACGTTCTTCCGTACGGTGGCAGACTTGTTCTTCCTCATGCACATCATCTTAAAATTTAGAACGGCTTTCGTGGCACCCAATTCCAGGGTTTTCGGGAAGGGAGAGCTGGTGATGGATCCCAGGGCCATCGCCATCCGCTACTTGAAGTCAAGTTTTGCCATTGATCTTGCTGCTGCGCTCCCTCTCCCACAG ATTGTCATTTGGTTCATAATTCCAGCAGCAAAAAGTCCATCGGCTGCTCATGCTAACCACACGCTTTCTTTCATTGTTCTCATTCAATATGTTCCTCGATTCTTCATCATGTTTCCTCTGAACCAGCGGATAATTAAAACTACTGGCGTTGTGGCTAAGACTGCTTGGTCAGGTGCAGCATACAATCTACTTCTGTCTATGCTGGCTAGCCAT GTCTTAGGATCTTCATGGTATGTGTTGTCTATTCAACGGCAGTACCAGTGCTGGAGAATGGAATGTGCTAAGGAGATGAATGCTACCCACTCACCATCATGTAATCCTTTATTCCTTGATTGTAGCACCATAGGAAAGCCCGAACGTAACTTTTGGCTCAAGGTTACTCGTGTGATCACTAGTTGCGATGCTAAGAATGATGACAACAACGATTTTCAGTTTGGGATGTTTTCTGATGCTTTCACCAACGATGTTGCTTCAGCAGATTTccttgataaatatttttattgccTTTGGTGgggtttaaaaaatttgag TTCATATGGACAAAATATTGTGACTAGTACACTTAGTGGAGAAACATTATTTTGCATTCTTATTTGTATCATTGGTCTAGTTTTCTTCTCACATCTCATAGGCAACATGCAG ACCTATCTTCAATCTACAACAGCAAGAATAGAAGAGTGGAGGGTCAGACGAAGAGATACTGAAGAGTGGATGAGACACAGGCAATTGCCACCAGATTTGCAGGACCGTGTTCGCCGGTTTGTTCAATATAAATGGATTGCCACAAGAGGTGTTGATGAAGAAGCCATATTGAAGTCCCTACCCTTGGATCTCAGGCGTCAAATTCAAAGGCATCTCTGTCTTGCCCTTGTTCGCCGA GTTCCTTTTTTTGCTCAAATGGATGATCAGCTCCTCGATGCCATATGCGAACGCCTTGTCCCTTCCTTGAACACCAACGACATGTACTTGGTTCGGGAAGGTGATCCTGTGAATGAGATGCTTTTCATCATTAGAGGCAGATTAGAAAGCTCTACAACCAATGGCGGTAGAGCAGGATTTTTCAATTCCATTACCCTGGGACCTGGTGACTTTTGTGGTGAAGAGTTGCTGACATGGGCCTTGGTTCCAGCCTCTACCTCTGAGTTAAACCTTCCATTATCAACCAGAACAGTCAAGTCCCTGACTGAAGTTGAGGCCTTTGCTCTCCGCTCCAGGGACCTCAAATTTGTAGCCAAACAATTCAAGCGCCTCCATAGCAAGACACTGCAACATGCTTTCAGGTACTATTCCCACCAATGGAGGACTTGGGGAGCTTGCTTTATACAAGCTGCTTGGAGAAGGTTCAAGAGGAAGAAGCAGGCAATGGAGCTGGCAAAGCAGGAGAACTTGTACTACACGCAAGACAATGAAGATGGCTACAGTGAGGGATCAGCTGCTGCAGAATATGATGATGGTGGTGCTGCATCAGCTGATAATGCAAACAACTCCCAGCATCTTGGTGCCACAATTCTGGCTTCTAAATTtgctaaaaacactagaaaaGGAACCAAGAAGATAACTAGGATTGACCCTGACGACTCTAGCTTAAAATTGCCCAAAATGTTTAAGCCTGTGGAGCCTGATTTCTCTGCAGACCATGATAGTTAA